In Anser cygnoides isolate HZ-2024a breed goose chromosome 23, Taihu_goose_T2T_genome, whole genome shotgun sequence, the following are encoded in one genomic region:
- the PDPN gene encoding podoplanin isoform X2, giving the protein MFIKVQFFIFILGSVPFIALAEEASAILEGEESATIDFKDRNDTEFEELPTLLPTSLHSVTNLLQFGQLMTTESAFALPEDSDNSTDYEVNTESVDGGLGGEKPEKTEKGGLETIALVGIIIGIIVAVGILAGIIIAVVRKMSGPENS; this is encoded by the exons ATGTTTATTAAAGTTCAATTCTTCATCTTCATTCTAGGGAGTGTGCCTTTCATAGCACTTGCTGaagaag CAAGTGCAATTCtagaaggagaagaaagtgcAACAATTgatttcaaagacagaaatgacACAGAGTTTGAAGAATTACCAACCCTG CTGCCCACAAGTCTACACAGTGTAACAAATCTCTTGCAGTTTGGACAACTAATGACCACAGAAAGTGCATTTGCCCTGCCTGAAGACAGTGACAATTCTACGGACTATGAAGTTAACACTGAAAGTGttgatg GTGGACTGGGTGGGGAGAAACCagagaaaactgagaaag GTGGTCTGGAAACAATTGCACTTGTTGGAATAATTATTGGAATCATAGTAGCTGTTGGAATCCTTGCAGGAATCATAATCGCTGTTGTAAGGAAGATGTCAG GCCCTGAAAATAGTTGA
- the PDPN gene encoding podoplanin isoform X6, producing the protein MFIKVQFFIFILGSVPFIALAEEASAILEGEESATIDFKDRNDTEFEELPTLLPTSLHSVTNLLQFGQLMTTESAFALPEDSDNSTDYEVNTESVDGGLETIALVGIIIGIIVAVGILAGIIIAVVRKMSGPENS; encoded by the exons ATGTTTATTAAAGTTCAATTCTTCATCTTCATTCTAGGGAGTGTGCCTTTCATAGCACTTGCTGaagaag CAAGTGCAATTCtagaaggagaagaaagtgcAACAATTgatttcaaagacagaaatgacACAGAGTTTGAAGAATTACCAACCCTG CTGCCCACAAGTCTACACAGTGTAACAAATCTCTTGCAGTTTGGACAACTAATGACCACAGAAAGTGCATTTGCCCTGCCTGAAGACAGTGACAATTCTACGGACTATGAAGTTAACACTGAAAGTGttgatg GTGGTCTGGAAACAATTGCACTTGTTGGAATAATTATTGGAATCATAGTAGCTGTTGGAATCCTTGCAGGAATCATAATCGCTGTTGTAAGGAAGATGTCAG GCCCTGAAAATAGTTGA
- the PDPN gene encoding podoplanin isoform X8, which translates to MFIKVQFFIFILGSVPFIALAEEASAILEGEESATIDFKDRNDTEFEELPTLFGQLMTTESAFALPEDSDNSTDYEVNTESVDGGLETIALVGIIIGIIVAVGILAGIIIAVVRKMSGRYSP; encoded by the exons ATGTTTATTAAAGTTCAATTCTTCATCTTCATTCTAGGGAGTGTGCCTTTCATAGCACTTGCTGaagaag CAAGTGCAATTCtagaaggagaagaaagtgcAACAATTgatttcaaagacagaaatgacACAGAGTTTGAAGAATTACCAACCCTG TTTGGACAACTAATGACCACAGAAAGTGCATTTGCCCTGCCTGAAGACAGTGACAATTCTACGGACTATGAAGTTAACACTGAAAGTGttgatg GTGGTCTGGAAACAATTGCACTTGTTGGAATAATTATTGGAATCATAGTAGCTGTTGGAATCCTTGCAGGAATCATAATCGCTGTTGTAAGGAAGATGTCAGGCAGGTACTC GCCCTGA
- the PDPN gene encoding podoplanin isoform X5: MFIKVQFFIFILGSVPFIALAEEASAILEGEESATIDFKDRNDTEFEELPTLLPTSLHSVTNLLQFGQLMTTESAFALPEDSDNSTDYEVNTESVDGGLETIALVGIIIGIIVAVGILAGIIIAVVRKMSGRYSP; this comes from the exons ATGTTTATTAAAGTTCAATTCTTCATCTTCATTCTAGGGAGTGTGCCTTTCATAGCACTTGCTGaagaag CAAGTGCAATTCtagaaggagaagaaagtgcAACAATTgatttcaaagacagaaatgacACAGAGTTTGAAGAATTACCAACCCTG CTGCCCACAAGTCTACACAGTGTAACAAATCTCTTGCAGTTTGGACAACTAATGACCACAGAAAGTGCATTTGCCCTGCCTGAAGACAGTGACAATTCTACGGACTATGAAGTTAACACTGAAAGTGttgatg GTGGTCTGGAAACAATTGCACTTGTTGGAATAATTATTGGAATCATAGTAGCTGTTGGAATCCTTGCAGGAATCATAATCGCTGTTGTAAGGAAGATGTCAGGCAGGTACTC GCCCTGA
- the PDPN gene encoding podoplanin isoform X7 has translation MFIKVQFFIFILGSVPFIALAEEASAILEGEESATIDFKDRNDTEFEELPTLLPTSLHSVTNLLQFGQLMTTESAFALPEDSDNSTDYEVNTESVDGGLETIALVGIIIGIIVAVGILAGIIIAVVRKMSGRP, from the exons ATGTTTATTAAAGTTCAATTCTTCATCTTCATTCTAGGGAGTGTGCCTTTCATAGCACTTGCTGaagaag CAAGTGCAATTCtagaaggagaagaaagtgcAACAATTgatttcaaagacagaaatgacACAGAGTTTGAAGAATTACCAACCCTG CTGCCCACAAGTCTACACAGTGTAACAAATCTCTTGCAGTTTGGACAACTAATGACCACAGAAAGTGCATTTGCCCTGCCTGAAGACAGTGACAATTCTACGGACTATGAAGTTAACACTGAAAGTGttgatg GTGGTCTGGAAACAATTGCACTTGTTGGAATAATTATTGGAATCATAGTAGCTGTTGGAATCCTTGCAGGAATCATAATCGCTGTTGTAAGGAAGATGTCAGGCAG GCCCTGA
- the PDPN gene encoding podoplanin isoform X4, with protein sequence MFIKVQFFIFILGSVPFIALAEEASAILEGEESATIDFKDRNDTEFEELPTLFGQLMTTESAFALPEDSDNSTDYEVNTESVDGGLGGEKPEKTEKGGLETIALVGIIIGIIVAVGILAGIIIAVVRKMSGRYSP encoded by the exons ATGTTTATTAAAGTTCAATTCTTCATCTTCATTCTAGGGAGTGTGCCTTTCATAGCACTTGCTGaagaag CAAGTGCAATTCtagaaggagaagaaagtgcAACAATTgatttcaaagacagaaatgacACAGAGTTTGAAGAATTACCAACCCTG TTTGGACAACTAATGACCACAGAAAGTGCATTTGCCCTGCCTGAAGACAGTGACAATTCTACGGACTATGAAGTTAACACTGAAAGTGttgatg GTGGACTGGGTGGGGAGAAACCagagaaaactgagaaag GTGGTCTGGAAACAATTGCACTTGTTGGAATAATTATTGGAATCATAGTAGCTGTTGGAATCCTTGCAGGAATCATAATCGCTGTTGTAAGGAAGATGTCAGGCAGGTACTC GCCCTGA
- the PDPN gene encoding podoplanin isoform X1: MFIKVQFFIFILGSVPFIALAEEASAILEGEESATIDFKDRNDTEFEELPTLLPTSLHSVTNLLQFGQLMTTESAFALPEDSDNSTDYEVNTESVDGGLGGEKPEKTEKGGLETIALVGIIIGIIVAVGILAGIIIAVVRKMSGRYSP, translated from the exons ATGTTTATTAAAGTTCAATTCTTCATCTTCATTCTAGGGAGTGTGCCTTTCATAGCACTTGCTGaagaag CAAGTGCAATTCtagaaggagaagaaagtgcAACAATTgatttcaaagacagaaatgacACAGAGTTTGAAGAATTACCAACCCTG CTGCCCACAAGTCTACACAGTGTAACAAATCTCTTGCAGTTTGGACAACTAATGACCACAGAAAGTGCATTTGCCCTGCCTGAAGACAGTGACAATTCTACGGACTATGAAGTTAACACTGAAAGTGttgatg GTGGACTGGGTGGGGAGAAACCagagaaaactgagaaag GTGGTCTGGAAACAATTGCACTTGTTGGAATAATTATTGGAATCATAGTAGCTGTTGGAATCCTTGCAGGAATCATAATCGCTGTTGTAAGGAAGATGTCAGGCAGGTACTC GCCCTGA
- the PDPN gene encoding podoplanin isoform X3, which translates to MFIKVQFFIFILGSVPFIALAEEASAILEGEESATIDFKDRNDTEFEELPTLLPTSLHSVTNLLQFGQLMTTESAFALPEDSDNSTDYEVNTESVDGGLGGEKPEKTEKGGLETIALVGIIIGIIVAVGILAGIIIAVVRKMSGRP; encoded by the exons ATGTTTATTAAAGTTCAATTCTTCATCTTCATTCTAGGGAGTGTGCCTTTCATAGCACTTGCTGaagaag CAAGTGCAATTCtagaaggagaagaaagtgcAACAATTgatttcaaagacagaaatgacACAGAGTTTGAAGAATTACCAACCCTG CTGCCCACAAGTCTACACAGTGTAACAAATCTCTTGCAGTTTGGACAACTAATGACCACAGAAAGTGCATTTGCCCTGCCTGAAGACAGTGACAATTCTACGGACTATGAAGTTAACACTGAAAGTGttgatg GTGGACTGGGTGGGGAGAAACCagagaaaactgagaaag GTGGTCTGGAAACAATTGCACTTGTTGGAATAATTATTGGAATCATAGTAGCTGTTGGAATCCTTGCAGGAATCATAATCGCTGTTGTAAGGAAGATGTCAGGCAG GCCCTGA